From the genome of Spinacia oleracea cultivar Varoflay chromosome 2, BTI_SOV_V1, whole genome shotgun sequence, one region includes:
- the LOC110793288 gene encoding uncharacterized protein — MEIRHKNSSLVGGFDKELDPLSPYLFVMCMERFYQVIEEAIVAKTWQPIRASRNGPLLSNLFFADDIVLFAEANCEQAHVIKHCLERFCGAPGQKVSLPKSRVYFSNNVSDSKQLEISSCLGMEATTDLGMYLGMPSLTSRVTRETFGHLCEKIDRRLSGWKTKYLSLAGRITLAKSTLSTIACYSMQTAKIPRTICDDIDRKTRRAKYCKGRCDIDMFEPKTGMSNVWRGITDNAKLLCEGMRMEVGNGSQTLFWDHKWVTNQPLSDLATEPIPLSIAGATVAEMWEINHGWRWEVFAPYLHSDTLKLIQSHELRMDSEVGDLVY; from the exons ATGGAGATCCGTCACAAAAATTCAAGCCTAGTAGGGGGATTCGACAAGGAGCTAGATCCCCTCTCCCCCTACTTGTTTGTGATGTGTATGGAACGCTTCTACCAAGTTATTGAGGAAGCCATTGTAGCTAAAACTTGGCAGCCAATTCGTGCGAGTCGTAATGGTCCCCTCCTGTCGAATTTGTTCTTTGCCGATGATATTGTATTATTTGCTGAGGCTAATTGTGAACAAGCCCATGTAATTAAGCACTGCTTGGAAAGGTTCTGTGGTGCGCCTGGCCAAAAAGTTAGCCTCCCCAAATCACGAGTCTATTTCTCCAACAATGTCAGTGATTCAAAGCAACTGGAAATTAGCTCATGTCTGGGAATGGAAGCTACTACTGACCTTGGTATGTATTTGGGGATGCCATCACTGACTAGCCGAGTGACCAGGGAAACGTTTGGCCATCTTTGTGAGAAAATCGATCGGCGACTCTCAGGTTGGAAGACAAAATACCTTTCTCTTGCGGGCCGGATCACTTTGGCAAAATCTACTTTGTCAACCATTGCTTGCTACTCTATGCAAACGGCTAAGATACCTCGCACAATCTGTGATGATATTGACAGAAAAACAAGGAG AGCCAAGTATTGTAAAGGGAGATGTGATATCGATATGTTTGAACCCAAGAcggggatgtcaaatgtgtggcGTGGTATAACAGATAATGCCAAGCTTCTATGTGAGGGTATGCGCATGGAAGTGGGCAATGGCTCCCAAACCCTCTTTTGGGATCACAAGTGGGTTACTAATCAACCTTTGAGTGACCTCGCAACAGAACCAATCCCTTTGAGTATTGCTGGTGCTACGGTTGCTGAGATGTGGGAAATTAATCATGGGTGGCGTTGGGAGGTGTTTGCGCCATACCTACACTCTGACACATTAAAGCTCATCCAATCACATGAGTTGAGAATGGATAGTGAAGTTGGGGATCTGGTTTACTAG
- the LOC110793285 gene encoding protein NRT1/ PTR FAMILY 7.3, translated as MACLNICQKEKIRDESEEIEYTLDGTVDRRGNPAIRNKTGKWGPAILILVNQGLATLAFFGVGVNLVLFLTRVVGQSNADAANNVSKWTGTVYLFSLVGAFLSDSYLGRYKTCAIFQAIFVLGLALLSLSSYLFLLKPNGCGDELTPCTSHSGYHVTLFYISLYMVALGNGGYQPNIATFGADQFDVEHPKERSSKISFFSYFYLAFNLGSLFSNTLLAYYEDEGKWAIGFFASAITALMALALFLGGTPHFRHYKSLGNPISRFGQVLVAATKKWNASEDDGLYELDAKTYLKNGRKKIAHTQGLTMLDKAAVITCNQKYDERRLCTVTQVEEVKCILRLLPIWVCTIMYSVVFTQMASLFVEQGAAMKVTIGSFHIPPASMSVFDILSVASFIFIYRRVLNPFVIRMRKKGLTELERMGIGLILAILAMVAAGTVEVFRLKYATTEASSLSIFWQIPQFMLIGASEVFMYVGQLEFFNGQAPEGLKSFGSALCMLSMSFGNYMSSIIVTILMKITTRGNNLGWIPEDLNKGHLERFYFLLAGLTTLDFLVYLYYANSYKYVQPDEPRVDSHHGEQTVKIEV; from the exons ATGGCTTGCTTGAACATTTGTCAAAAG GAAAAGATAAGAGACGAAAGTGAGGAAATAGAATATACTCTTGACGGAACTGTGGATCGACGTGGTAATCCAGCAATACGTAACAAAACTGGAAAATGGGGGCCTGCTATACTAATCCTAG TGAATCAAGGGCTGGCTACATTGGCATTTTTCGGCGTAGGGGTAAACTTAGTGTTATTCTTGACAAGAGTGGTAGGACAAAGCAATGCTGATGCTGCAAACAATGTTAGCAAATGGACTGGAACTGTTTATCTCTTTTCCCTTGTTGGCGCTTTCCTTAGTGATTCTTACTTGGGTCGATACAAAACTTGTGCAATTTTTCAAGCTATATTTGTCCTT GGGTTGGCATTATTATCACTATCATCATACTTATTCTTGCTTAAACCTAATGGGTGTGGAGATGAGCTAACTCCATGCACCTCCCATTCTGGTTACCATGTAACGCTCTTCTACATCTCATTGTACATGGTGGCCCTTGGAAATGGTGGATATCAACCAAACATTGCTACATTTGGGGCTGATCAATTTGATGTAGAACATCCTAAGGAAAGAAGCTCCAAAATATCATTCTTTAGTTACTTCTACTTGGCCTTCAACTTAGGATCTCTGTTTTCCAACACTTTATTGGCCTACTACGAAGATGAAGGGAAATGGGCAATTGGGTTTTTTGCATCTGCTATAACTGCCCTTATGGCTTTGGCGTTGTTCCTTGGCGGTACGCCTCATTTTAGGCACTACAAGTCTTTAGGAAACCCAATTTCAAGGTTTGGCCAAGTGCTTGTTGCTGCCACAAAGAAATGGAACGCTTCAGAAGACGATGGTTTATACGAATTGGATGCAAAGACATACTTAAAAAAtggaaggaaaaagatcgctcATACCCAAGGATTAAC GATGTTGGATAAAGCTGCTGTTATCACTTGTAACCAAAAGTACGACGAAAGAAGGTTATGTACAGTAACACAAGTTGAAGAAGTGAAATGCATATTAAGGCTCCTCCCAATATGGGTATGCACTATAATGTACTCTGTAGTCTTTACACAAATGGCCTCCTTATTTGTGGAACAAGGTGCGGCAATGAAAGTAACCATTGGAAGCTTCCACATTCCACCAGCAAGCATGTCTGTATTCGACATCCTTAGTGTGGCGTCCTTCATCTTCATCTATCGCCGTGTTCTTAACCCTTTTGTGATTCGAATGAGGAAGAAAGGTCTTACTGAACTTGAGAGAATGGGAATTGGGCTTATACTGGCAATCCTAGCCATGGTAGCAGCTGGGACAGTAGAAGTATTCAGATTAAAATACGCGACTACAGAGGCAAGTAGTCTAAGCATATTTTGGCAAATACCTCAATTCATGCTAATTGGAGCATCTGAGGTATTCATGTATGTTGGTCAGTTAGAGTTTTTCAATGGACAAGCACCCGAAGGGTTAAAGAGTTTTGGGAGTGCACTTTGTATGTTGTCCATGTCGTTTGGTAACTACATGAGTAGTATCATAGTCACAATACTGATGAAGATAACTACACGAGGTAACAACCTTGGATGGATCCCTGAAGACTTAAACAAGGGTCATTTAGAGAGGTTTTACTTCTTGTTGGCCGGTTTAACTACCCTAGACTTTTTGGTCTACTTGTACTATGCTAACTCTTACAAATATGTTCAACCCGATGAACCAAGAGTTGATAGTCATCATGGTGAACAAACCGTCAAAATTGAGGTCTAG
- the LOC110793287 gene encoding uncharacterized protein, whose product MWHSPSPIRRRHPTPSRVRGHSPGTRVSPPDQQPGAHSPSHRPRHRSPSRIGRSHPRPERTYSSLPESRGRHASPRERWGSPPPRNDRHMHTSSLQEALTPFSQEITNTPHRDKVKVPTIEPFDGTTDPEEHMASYAAQINVQTGCRATWCRYFPTTLKGLALVWFNKHVPKGSIKSYSELEKVFISQFAAGRRHQKTSVNLMAVRQGETETLRNYIKRFNAEVLKIHNLKDETKFAALLAGLQPDDFKFELIKSGVSNLEEAMEKAQMHIQATDICKINWGGESGTRQKQKPRPNGSHDQAQPSLKKSVMVDDHGEDPRYNRNRREIYLDLKGKDILPKPPAIRTPEAKRDKSLWCEFHHECGHTTKNCKELKKALDHLADKGKLNNYLRKNPPPKAKAKEKESLSDDTGDYIGVIAGGLATGGSVSKGKDSLWALEHQVLKVASASQTTPVMTFGGNTSHPIQESHDDPLVIEMKVANSTVGRVLVDSGSSADIITLKCLEWLKYSKDDLKTISQPLIGFGGQAVHPQGTIKLPVRLGPKNKGSRLLVDFLVVDISLPYNIILGRPLLSKIKAAISVYQLLMQFELEDGSVGKIFGDQQVGRRCYVNSLKRGTSTPQLLAKKAKPEAPPSPTERQQP is encoded by the coding sequence ATGTGGCACTCACCTTCTCCTATAAGGAGACGTCACCCAACCCCTAGCCGGGTTAGAGGACATTCCCCCGGGACAAGGGTTTCACCCCCCGATCAACAGCCAGGGGCTCATTCACCATCTCATCGCCCAAGGCATCGCTCACCCTCAAGAATAGGAAGGAGCCATCCACGCCCGGAGCGAACATACTCGTCTCTCCCAGAGAGTAGAGGTAGGCATGCCTCCCCAAGAGAAAGATGGGGCTCCCCTCCACCAAGAAATGATAGGCACATGCACACTTCATCACTACAGGAGGCTCTCACTCCCTTCTCCCAAGAGATAACGAACACCCCTCACCGAGACAAAGTGAAGGTCCCTACCATCGAGCCTTTCGATGGAACTACGGATCCAGAAGAGCACATGGCCTCCTATGCGGCTCAAATTAACGTTCAGACTGGATGTAGAGCTACTTGGTGCAGGTACTTTCCCACCACCTTGAAGGGTCTTGCACTTGTCTGGTTCAACAAGCATGTGCCGAAGGGGAGTATCAAGAGCTACAGTGAGCTTGAAAAGGTGTTCATCAGCCAATTCGCTGCAGGTCGAAGACATCAAAAGACAAGTGTTAACTTGATGGCGGTCAGACAGGGAGAGACGGAGACCCTTCGCAACTATATCAAGAGATTCAATGCAGAAGTCCTAAAGATACACAATCTCAAGGACGAAACCAAGTTCGCAGCCCTCTTGGCGGGGCTTCAGCCAGATGACTTCAAATTCGAGTTGATCAAGTCCGGGGTGTCCAACCTCGAGGAAGCAATGGAGAAGGCTCAAATGCACATTCAAGCCACAGATATTTGTAAGATCAATTGGGGTGGTGAGAGTGGAACAAGgcaaaaacaaaagccaagaccAAACGGCAGCCACGACCAAGCTCAGCCCTCCCTCAAAAAGTCAGTTATGGTTGATGACCATGGTGAGGATCCGAGGTACAACCGCAATAGGCGGGAGATTTACCTTGATCTCAAAGGAAAAGACATCCTCCCTAAGCCACCTGCAATCCGTACGCCCGAAGCAAAGCGAGATAAGTCACTTTGGTGTGAGTTTCACCACGAGTGCGGGCACACCACAAAGAACTGTAAGGAGCTAAAAAAGGCACTGGATCACTTGGCTGACAAGGGCAAGCTGAATAATTACTTAAGGAAGAATCCTCCCCCAAAAGCAAAAGCCAAAGAAAAGGAGTCCCTTAGTGATGATACGGGAGACTACATTGGAGTGATAGCCGGAGGCTTGGCAACAGGCGGGTCTGTGAGCAAGGGGAAGGATAGCTTATGGGCACTGGAACATCAAGTCCTAAAAGTGGCATCGGCTTCTCAAACAACCCCGGTGATGACATTTGGTGGGAACACTAGCCAtccaattcaagagtcccatgaCGATCCGCTGGTCATCGAGATGAAAGTCGCTAACTCAACGGTAGGGCGAGTGTTAGTGGATAGTGGATCATCCGCCGACATCATTACTCTAAAGTGTCTAGAATGGCTCAAGTATTCCAAAGATGATCTGAAAACCATCTCCCAGCCACTCATTGGATTTGGAGGTCAAGCCGTCCATCCTCAAGGCACCATCAAGCTACCTGTCAGGTTGGGTCCTAAAAACAAGGGAAGTCGGTTGTTGGTAGACTTTCTTGTCGTGGACATCTCCCTACCATACAACATCATCTTAGGCCGACCTCTACTAAGCAAAATAAAAGCCGCAATCTCTGTGTACCAACTTCTCATGCAGTTTGAGTTGGAAGATGGCTCCGTGGGAAAAATCTTTGGGGATCAACAAGTGGGCAGGCGATGCTATGTTAACAGCCTCAAGAGAGGGACAAGTACCCCCCAGCTACtggccaagaaagccaagccagAAGCCCCTCCCTCGCCCACGGAACGCCAACAACCTTAG